The DNA region TACGAAGCACCTAAAGAGGTGGAATGAGTGCTCGGTAGGAGGGAAATCGTTCTACGAAGCACCTAAAGAGGTGGAATGAGTGCTCGGTAGAAGTGAATTCGTTCTACGAAGCACCTAAAGAGGTGGAATGAGTGCTCGGTAGCAAGAAAATCATTCTACGAAGCACCCAAAGAGGTGCAATGAGTGTTCGGTAGCAGGGAAATCGTTCTACGAAGCACTCAAAGAGGGCGTATGAGTGCTTGGTACCAGCACAAACGAAATTCGGAGCACCCAATGAGCTTTAGGTCCAGGAAGGGATTTATAAAATGTCGTGGTTTTCAGTTCATAACTGAGTATTTTCTCAGGTTAGGTCATTCTTCTTCGTTTACTTTTAAGGAGACATACACAATTTCTATTGTTCTATCATACATTTACGTTAGTAGATTATTTTTCGAAATATTTAATGAGTTTGTATATTTATAATTGTTTCTGGGAACAATGGTGATGGAGGTGGGAGAAATGGAAACTACAAAACAATCCATTGACATGTGTATGGTTTGTGAGGAAAAATCCAATAAAGGGATTTATATTTTCCAACACTTTTTATGCACCAAATGTGAACAGAGAATGGTTGTCACGGAAACGGATGACGCTGAATATCAATATTTTATAGAGAAACTAAGGAAAATTAATCGAGTGTCGTGTTAAAGCAGGTGAGCATACACCTGTTTTTTGTTTGTCTAAATTTCGAATCATCAGTGTTTTAATTCTTTCTAAATGATCAAAAATACATCCAATCCCTACATTCTAAGTCAAAAGGGTCAATTTTTGATAAAATGGGGAAAGTACGTAAATAGAAGAATCGGAATGATGGATAATGAAAAGCTTACATACTCCTTTACTAGATCGCCTTAAGGAACACTATGCAAAGCAGGATTATTCTTTCCATGTGCCTGGTCATAAGTATGGTGAGCTATGGAAGGATGATTCTATAAAGCAAAACCTCCTTTCGCTTGACGTAACTGAATTACGAGGATTGGATGATTTACATGATCCTTCTGGCATTATAAAAGAAGCTCAAAGAAAAGCTGCAGAAGTTTACAAGGCGGATTACAGCTATTTTTTGATAAACGGGACAACCGTTGGTAATTTAGCTATGATTTTAGCTACTTGTAAGAAAGGATCCAAGGTACTTGTTCAACGGAATGCTCATAAATCACTAATGAATGGGATTAAGCTTGCACAAGCACATCCTATTTTTTTAACGCCCGAGATCGATGAAGAGACAGGTGTTTCCGTTGGGGTTTCTCTTGAACAAATACAATCTGCTTTTGAAGCTTATGGTCCGTTTGATGCCGTTCTACTAACGAACCCAAATTATTATGGCATGACCCAAGATTTGACCGAAATCATTGATTATATTCATACAAAGAAATGCCCTGTACTCGTAGATGAAGCTCATGGGGCACACTTTGGGATTGGGTCACCCTTTCCGCCTTCCTCTTTATCGATGGGAGCTGATGTTGTTGTCCAATCTGCTCATAAGACGTTACCTGCAATGACGATGGCTTCTTATATGCATATGAAGTCTTCGATGATTAACAGAAGCACGTTAGAAGAGAAACTACAGCTTTTACAATCCAGCAGCCCGTCATATGTTTTGATGGCGTCACTTGATTTCGCACGAGCTTATCTTGAAGCCATAGAGCCTTCTGATATTCCTGAAATTACAAAGAGCATACAAGCGTTCATAGAGCAGTTATCAGCAATACCTCAAATAAAAGTGATCCGCAATCAAGGTCGTTATGAATGGCTTGATCCCTTAAAGCTTACGATTCAATCGAGGACAGACCTATCAGGTTATGCGTTACAAAAGCTGTTTGAAAGTGTCGGGATTTATACCGAACTTGCTGATCCATATAATGTTTTGTTCATACTCCCCTTGAGACCTATGCAGAGTACTGATGAAATCGTAAGTCGAATGAAAAGTTTATTAAAATCATTTAAAGTTAGGGAGAACGATCTGGTTAAACTAAACGGTATGAACTTCCCTAGTGTTACTCAGCTTGAGCTGAATGAAGAAGAAATAAATGAACAAAAAACAGTTAAGATGAAATTATCGGATGCGAAGGATTACATCAGTGCTGAAACGATCATTCCTTATCCTCCAGGGATTCCGGTCATTTTAAAAGGAGAACGTATCACGAAAGAACACATTGACTACTGTCAATTTCTCGTTGAATACGAGGCGAGATTCCAAGGTAACCAACTGAACGAAGGCATTTCAGTAATCATAGAACGTAGAAATTTGGAGGAAATATCTTATGAGTAAACCATTATTTATTACATTTGAAGGCCCTGAGGGTGCGGGGAAAACAACGATTATTAAACGGGTTGAGGAGGAGCTTAATCGACGAGATGTATCCTTTATATGTACCCGTGAACCTGGAGGCATTGATATTGCCGAGCAAATTCGTTCGGTCATCCTTCATCCACAAAACACGAGTATGGACGGACGGACAGAAGCGTTACTATATGCTGCAGCTCGTAGGCAGCACCTTGCTGAAAAAGTCTTTCCTGCCTTACAAAATGGAAAACATGTTTTATGTGACCGGTTCATTGATAGTAGTCTAGCCTATCAAGGCTTTGCAAGAGATCTTGGTATTGATGAAGTATATTCGATCAATCGATTTGCTACAGAAGACCGTATGCCTGATTTAACGATATACTTTGATTTATCACCAGAGGTAGGTCTAAGTCGAATTGACGATAACACGGATCGTGAGAAAAATCGATTGGACCTTGAGAAGCTTGATTTCCATAAGAAAGTACAAGAAGGTTATCGTCGTGTCATTAGCATGTTTCCTGAACGAATTGTAAAGGTTAATGCAGAACAGTCTATTGAAGCCGTTTATCAGGATGTTATTTGTATATTAGAAGAAAACTTCCAAATATAAAATAGATTGAGCTATTTGCACCTGTTATAATAAGAATAGAAGACACCGAACATCATAAAGAGATCACGCATAAATTCTTGAAAGGAGCTCTCGCTTATGAAACTTGTGGTAGCGGTAGTTCAAGATAAAGATAGTAATAGGTTATCCGAGGCCCTCGTGAAAAGTAATTTTCGAGCCACGAAACTTGCAAGTACAGGCGGTTTTCTCAGGTCCGGTAATACAACGTTTATGATTGGAACAGAGGATCAGCATGTCCAACGTGTTCTTGATATTATTAAAGAAAACTGTCAAAGCAGAGATCAACTTGTAGCCCCAGTATCACCAATGGGTGGAAACGCGGATTCTTATGTACCTTATCCGGTAGAAGTTGAGGTTGGTGGCGCTACAGTATTTGTACTGCCAATTGAGCAGTTCATGCAATTTTAGGAGGCAACGAATATGAAGATTGGTCCAGAAGTGAGGACCACTGTTGAACAGCGGCTTCAGGACGGAACGAAAACCCCTCTAAAGTCAGGGAAGTTTGAATCAGTCGTTCAAGCACAACAACAGAAACTACAACGTGAGCATTTATCCACTTTATTAAATAAGATCGATCAACAGGGGAATAGACTTTTGAAATCCCAAACATTAAGCGATCTTAGAGAATATAAACGTCTTGTGAAACGGTTCATGAAGGAAACCGTGGAATTCGGTATGAATTTGAAGAAGTCTAATAACTGGAACGGGAATGGTCAATTTGAGACCATGCATCTCGTTGAACGGGTAGATGACGAATTGATTGCACTGACAGATCAACTTGTTTCCCGTGAAGGAAAGTCTATTGATATATTAGGAAGAATTGGTGAAATTAAAGGATTACTCGTCAATTTGTATACGTAGAAAAGAGTCGATATAAATGAGTTGGAATACGCTATCGGATAAACAACCTTATATTGTGAAGTTGCTGACAAACAGTATAAGAAAAGAACGGTTGGCACATGCTTATTTATTCAAAGGGAATAAGGGAACGGGAAAAAAGCAGGTTGCCATTCAATTGACGAAGGCCTATTTTTGCCGTGCAAGAGAAGCGAGTGAACCATGTGATGATTGTTCTGACTGTAAGCGGATCGATTCAGGCAATCACCCAGATGTCCATGTCGTTGCACCGGATGGGCAGTCGATCAAAATTGAACAAATTCGTAAGCTACAAAAAGAATTTTCCTATTTGGGATTAGAATCTAAATCCAAGGCGTATATCATCGAGCATGCTGATAAGATGACGACTCAAGCTGCAAATAGCTTGTTGAAGTTTTTGGAGGAGCCAGGTCAGAAGACGATTGCTTTTCTTTTAACTGAAAATCCTCATCAAATGCTCGATACGATTCGTTCAAGGTGTCAAATATTAACATTTGCCCCACAGTCTCAAAGTGAACTCTCTTACACACTACAGGAAACCGGCTATTCAAAACAATTAGCACAAACGGCTGTAGCGTTAACAAATGATCAAAAAGAGGCCGAAGAACTTCTAAACGATGAGTGGTTTGTACAAGCTCGAAAGAACGTGTTAAAATTAGGAGAAGAGCTTCATGAGAGACCTCACCGTGTTCTTCTCGCTCTTAATGAATATTGGCATCCACATTTTAAAGAGAAACAACAGGTTGGTATTGGATTAGATTTGTTGTTGCTCTGGTTTAAGGATGTATTTCTCACCCAACTTGAAGAAGAACAATCAATTGTTTTCAACGATTGCCAAAATATATTATCCGTCCAAGCTCTACATAGCTCCCAGAGTCGAGTGCAGCAGCAAATGATGCAGGTTCTTGAGGCAAAGCGACGTTTGAACGCAAATATGAATCTTCAGTTATTAATGGAGCAGTTAGTGCTTAGATTGCAGGAGGGATAACCCTAGTGTATGAAGTAATTGGTGTCCGCTTTAAGAAAGCGGGAAAAATATATTATTTTGATCCTGGAGATCTGGATATAGATATTAATACATTTGTCATTGTCGAAACGGCTAGAGGGATTGAATATGGCAAGACGGTCCTTGCTAATAAACAGGTAGATGAAAACGATGTAGTGCTTCCATTAAAGAAGGTTGTACGAATCGCGAATACGAAGGACCAAATCTCAGTCCAGGAAAATAAAGAAGCAGCCAAGGAAGCATTTGACACATGTGTGAAGAAGATTGATGAACATGATCTCGACATGAAATTGGTTGATGTAGAATATACATTTGATCGCAACAAGGTCATTTTCTATTTCACAGCAGATGGTCGTGTCGATTTCCGAGAGTTAGTTAAAGATTTAGCTTCCATATTCCGTACTCGGATTGAGTTGCGCCAAATCGGTGTGAGAGATGAAGCGAAAATGCTTGGTGGAATTGGACCGTGTGGACGTTTACTATGTTGTTCAACATTCCTTGGAGATTTCGAACCAGTCTCAATCAAAATGGCGAAAGATCAAAACCTTTCATTGAATCCAGCGAAAATTTCTGGGTTATGTGGTCGATTAATGTGTTGTTTGAAATACGAAAATGATGATTACGAAACAGCAAAAAAGGAGCTTCCAGACATAGGAGAAGAAATTCACACCGCACATGGAAACGGGAAAGTCGTTGGTCTAAACATTCTCGAGCGTTTAGTACAAGTAAATTTATACGAACGCGAACGTGTGATTGAATACACCCTTGATGAGCTTATTAAGGAAGGCTCCGTTTCACAAGTGACAGAGTAACGGGGTGAAGCCGTGGAAAAGAAAGAGATCTTCTCAAGAGTTAGTGAAATGGAAGAGCAGATTGGAAGTTTGTATAAGCAATTAGGCGATTTAAAAAGCCAATTGGCTGCTCTTCTAGAAGAGAATCACCATTTAGAGGTGGAGAATCGAAATTTAAGAAGCCGCCTAGAAAGAGAAAAACAGCCTGCCAAGGGTAAGTCTTCATTAAATGAATCGGATGGGAACAAGAATGCACCAGATATTGGTGAAGGATTCGACACTCTCGCCCGGTTGTATCAAGAAGGCTTCCATATTTGCAACCTTCATTATGGGAGCATACGGACAGAAGGCGATTGTTTATTCTGCCTTTCGTTTCTTAACAAAAAGTAAGTGTTCATCACTTTCTAAGGAGATGTTCTCTTATTCCTAGACCTTATCAAATGTACAGTTTGATAAGGTTTTTTTGTAACCATCCGAGGGTTGTGGTAGACGATTAGCCTTCTCATCAGGCTTTCAGTGAATACCACCACGTCTTGTGGTCGAAGTCAGAACATCCTGTACGAGTCAGGGTGCTTAGGCTTTTTGCCAAGCTTACTTTATAGAATTTCATGTGAAAGGGTATAACAACTATGACAGTAGAACTTTTTGAAGGTGAACGGATCGATTATATCATCCAAGGGGAGTTAGAAATCATTCAGAGTCCTTCTGTATTTACATTTTCACTCGATGCCGTCCTACTTGCGAATTTTGTATATGTACCTATTCGAAAAGGTCATTTATTAGATTTATGTACGGGTACAGGAGCTATTCCATTAATCTTATCTAAAAGAACGAATGGATCGATCTCAGGAATTGAAATACAAGAACGACTTTTTAGTATGGCAGAGCGCAGTGTGCGATTAAATAACCTTCAACAACAAATACAGATTGAGCATCAAAACATTTTAGACTTTGAAGAAGAGGCTAAACCAGAATATGATGTTGTCACATGTAATCCGCCTTATTTTGATTCGACAAATCCAAAAGATCATAATAAAAATGAGCATTATGCAATTGCACGCCATGAAATTTATTGCTCATTGGATGATGTTGTGCGGATATCAGCTAAAAGTCTCCGCAATGGGGGAAAAGCAGCGTTTGTTCATAGACCTGAGCGGTTGATGGATCTGCTTTCACTTATGCGAAAATATCAACTAGAACCGAAGCGCCTTCAATTTGTATATCCAAAACAAAACAAAGAGGCAAATATGATCCTCGTTGAAGGGACCAAAAATGGGAAGCCAGACTTAAAACTTCTCCCGCCAATCGTCGTATACAATGAATCGAATACGTATACGGAGGAGGTTTTGCGTGCGTATGGACGATAAAACCCATTGTGTGTATATACTGGAATGTTGTGATGGAAGCCTCTATACAGGGTATACAAATGATATTGAAAAGCGTTTACAGACACATCAACAAGGTAAAGGTGCGAAATATACTCGAGGTAGAACGCCTGTTAGGCTTGTATATATCGAAGAACACATTTCAAAATCGGATGCTTTGAAAGCGGAATACCAAATTAAACAATTGAAAAGAGTAGAAAAGGAACGTCTCATTGATACAAAGGAGTCTATGGACCATGTGGAACCAATCAAGCTATCAAGCTGTCAGTGATGGTAAGTTATACATCATTCCAACCCCTATCGGTAACCTCGAAGATATGACCTTTAGAGCGATTCAATATTTGAAAGAAGCGGACTTGATTGCATGCGAAGATACGAGACAAACGAAGAAATTATGCAATCACTTTGAAAT from Pseudalkalibacillus berkeleyi includes:
- a CDS encoding sigma factor G inhibitor Gin; translated protein: MVCEEKSNKGIYIFQHFLCTKCEQRMVVTETDDAEYQYFIEKLRKINRVSC
- a CDS encoding aminotransferase class I/II-fold pyridoxal phosphate-dependent enzyme, with translation MKSLHTPLLDRLKEHYAKQDYSFHVPGHKYGELWKDDSIKQNLLSLDVTELRGLDDLHDPSGIIKEAQRKAAEVYKADYSYFLINGTTVGNLAMILATCKKGSKVLVQRNAHKSLMNGIKLAQAHPIFLTPEIDEETGVSVGVSLEQIQSAFEAYGPFDAVLLTNPNYYGMTQDLTEIIDYIHTKKCPVLVDEAHGAHFGIGSPFPPSSLSMGADVVVQSAHKTLPAMTMASYMHMKSSMINRSTLEEKLQLLQSSSPSYVLMASLDFARAYLEAIEPSDIPEITKSIQAFIEQLSAIPQIKVIRNQGRYEWLDPLKLTIQSRTDLSGYALQKLFESVGIYTELADPYNVLFILPLRPMQSTDEIVSRMKSLLKSFKVRENDLVKLNGMNFPSVTQLELNEEEINEQKTVKMKLSDAKDYISAETIIPYPPGIPVILKGERITKEHIDYCQFLVEYEARFQGNQLNEGISVIIERRNLEEISYE
- the tmk gene encoding dTMP kinase, which translates into the protein MSKPLFITFEGPEGAGKTTIIKRVEEELNRRDVSFICTREPGGIDIAEQIRSVILHPQNTSMDGRTEALLYAAARRQHLAEKVFPALQNGKHVLCDRFIDSSLAYQGFARDLGIDEVYSINRFATEDRMPDLTIYFDLSPEVGLSRIDDNTDREKNRLDLEKLDFHKKVQEGYRRVISMFPERIVKVNAEQSIEAVYQDVICILEENFQI
- a CDS encoding cyclic-di-AMP receptor; this translates as MKLVVAVVQDKDSNRLSEALVKSNFRATKLASTGGFLRSGNTTFMIGTEDQHVQRVLDIIKENCQSRDQLVAPVSPMGGNADSYVPYPVEVEVGGATVFVLPIEQFMQF
- a CDS encoding YaaR family protein, encoding MKIGPEVRTTVEQRLQDGTKTPLKSGKFESVVQAQQQKLQREHLSTLLNKIDQQGNRLLKSQTLSDLREYKRLVKRFMKETVEFGMNLKKSNNWNGNGQFETMHLVERVDDELIALTDQLVSREGKSIDILGRIGEIKGLLVNLYT
- the holB gene encoding DNA polymerase III subunit delta' produces the protein MSWNTLSDKQPYIVKLLTNSIRKERLAHAYLFKGNKGTGKKQVAIQLTKAYFCRAREASEPCDDCSDCKRIDSGNHPDVHVVAPDGQSIKIEQIRKLQKEFSYLGLESKSKAYIIEHADKMTTQAANSLLKFLEEPGQKTIAFLLTENPHQMLDTIRSRCQILTFAPQSQSELSYTLQETGYSKQLAQTAVALTNDQKEAEELLNDEWFVQARKNVLKLGEELHERPHRVLLALNEYWHPHFKEKQQVGIGLDLLLLWFKDVFLTQLEEEQSIVFNDCQNILSVQALHSSQSRVQQQMMQVLEAKRRLNANMNLQLLMEQLVLRLQEG
- a CDS encoding PSP1 domain-containing protein, with the translated sequence MYEVIGVRFKKAGKIYYFDPGDLDIDINTFVIVETARGIEYGKTVLANKQVDENDVVLPLKKVVRIANTKDQISVQENKEAAKEAFDTCVKKIDEHDLDMKLVDVEYTFDRNKVIFYFTADGRVDFRELVKDLASIFRTRIELRQIGVRDEAKMLGGIGPCGRLLCCSTFLGDFEPVSIKMAKDQNLSLNPAKISGLCGRLMCCLKYENDDYETAKKELPDIGEEIHTAHGNGKVVGLNILERLVQVNLYERERVIEYTLDELIKEGSVSQVTE
- the yabA gene encoding DNA replication initiation control protein YabA, with product MEKKEIFSRVSEMEEQIGSLYKQLGDLKSQLAALLEENHHLEVENRNLRSRLEREKQPAKGKSSLNESDGNKNAPDIGEGFDTLARLYQEGFHICNLHYGSIRTEGDCLFCLSFLNKK
- a CDS encoding tRNA1(Val) (adenine(37)-N6)-methyltransferase, whose translation is MTVELFEGERIDYIIQGELEIIQSPSVFTFSLDAVLLANFVYVPIRKGHLLDLCTGTGAIPLILSKRTNGSISGIEIQERLFSMAERSVRLNNLQQQIQIEHQNILDFEEEAKPEYDVVTCNPPYFDSTNPKDHNKNEHYAIARHEIYCSLDDVVRISAKSLRNGGKAAFVHRPERLMDLLSLMRKYQLEPKRLQFVYPKQNKEANMILVEGTKNGKPDLKLLPPIVVYNESNTYTEEVLRAYGR
- a CDS encoding GIY-YIG nuclease family protein, whose protein sequence is MDDKTHCVYILECCDGSLYTGYTNDIEKRLQTHQQGKGAKYTRGRTPVRLVYIEEHISKSDALKAEYQIKQLKRVEKERLIDTKESMDHVEPIKLSSCQ